In Deltaproteobacteria bacterium, the genomic window TATTCACACCGAAATCGAGACACTGAAGGAAGACGGCAGCGGCGCCGAGGCGGAGATCGAAGACCGCGGCCACGTTCCCGCGGAAACGTGCCGCCGCCTGGCCTGCGATTGCGCCAGGGTTCACTGGCATGAGAATCAACACGGCGAACCGCTCAATGTCGGGCGCAAATCGCGCACCATTCCGCCGGCGATCCGGCGGGCCTTGAAACGCCGGGACCAGGGTTGCCGTTTTCCCGGCTGTACCTGTAGCCGGTTCGTGGATGCGCACCATATTCAGCACTGGGCGGATGGCGGCGAGACCTCGATGGATAACCTCGTTTTGTTGTGCCGCGTGCATCACCGGCTGGTGCACGAGGGCGGTTTTCACGTCCGCTTCGAAGCGGGCAGGGGCGCCGTTTTCAGCATGCCCGATGGCCGGACCATTCCGCAGGCGCCGGAAACGCGTTCCCGCGGGAACGTTTTTGCGCTCATGTCCGGTAATCGCTTGAACGGTTTGAAAATCACGCCCGGTACGTCAATTCCTGCGTGGCACGGCGAGATAATGGACAACTCAACGGCGGTTGATATGTTGTTGCAGTGTGAATAGGGGTCTTGTCACCCATCGCTTGCGAGACATGGGTGTCCTGACTTTTTCTGCTGACTTTGCCTCCAACCACGGCACTTGATCCTGCCTCAGTTGTCTATACTGACAGACCCACTTGGGTTG contains:
- a CDS encoding HNH endonuclease; its protein translation is IHTEIETLKEDGSGAEAEIEDRGHVPAETCRRLACDCARVHWHENQHGEPLNVGRKSRTIPPAIRRALKRRDQGCRFPGCTCSRFVDAHHIQHWADGGETSMDNLVLLCRVHHRLVHEGGFHVRFEAGRGAVFSMPDGRTIPQAPETRSRGNVFALMSGNRLNGLKITPGTSIPAWHGEIMDNSTAVDMLLQCE